A part of Aegilops tauschii subsp. strangulata cultivar AL8/78 chromosome 2, Aet v6.0, whole genome shotgun sequence genomic DNA contains:
- the LOC109773344 gene encoding uncharacterized protein isoform X1, which produces MASRVHGRAQFPAERQNPELTVLPSLQSRGWGVCLLQWTKHFAQAPVVPVLLSRRLFSAARLAGSDTSPPAPPRTLLSSRFSLPVPLSSLSPPSPILPSRLGRAPAMASAAFNGSAIDSTAARCKLFISSLVTTIVAVIRNPTHPPPSQIECPNCKYHIDDLSQWPGLPAGVKFDPTGLELLEHLEGKVGRAPSHELIDDFIPTIEEAEGICYTHPENLPGTKMDGRNLHFFHKISNAYDVGQRKRRKISNSDHVVCDVHFRWHKTGKSKEILDNNGVIKGWKKILVLIMRSRKDGVTSRTKTNWTMHQYHLGVDQDEKHGELVVSKVFYQSNKDEQPVMCPVNEESGPFAGEIDPTTPMTYPPQPRPPNSSPSRTKQNQEEHAALSGPDERPSRGATPDSVYPEMQPYPLGLDALQGLPDPRTPPGFSHMASWFAGTSSHSNALEDAPLSGLDERLPHGGTLDAAYPDPEGQALPLDVEALQGFPDLGTPPDIFPQDLQFGSQDIFWGEGF; this is translated from the exons ATGGCAAGCCGAGTCCACGGCCGAGCCCAGTTTCCCGCGGAGCGACAGAACCCAGAGCTCACAGTCCTCCCGAGCCTACAGAGCAGGGGGTGGGGGGTTTGCTTGTTGCAGTGGACAAAACATTTTGCACAGGCGCCGGTGGTCCCGGTCCTTCTCAGCCGTCGCCTATTTAGTGCCGCGCGCTTGGCAGGCTCGGACACTTCCCCCCCTGCTCCTCCTCGCACACTCCTCTCTTCTCGGTTCTCGCTCCCCGTTCCGCTCTCAAGTTTGTCACCGCCATCCCCAATCCTGCCGTCGCGGCTCGGCCGTGCGCCTGCCATGGCATCGGCAGC GTTTAATGGGAGCGCCATAGATTCCACTGCTGCTCGCTGCAAACT ATTCATCAGTTCATTGGTCACGACAATTGTTGCGGTGATAAGAAACCCAACTCATCCCCCGCCTAGCCAGATTGAGTGCCCAAACTGCAAATACCACATTGAT GACTTATCACAGTGGCCAGGACTCCCCGCTGGTGTTAAATTTGATCCAACTGGTCTCGAACTGCTTGAACATTTAGAAGGAAAGGTTGGCAGGGCACCGTCCCATGAGCTAATAGATGATTTTATTCCAACCATAGAGGAGGCTGAAGGAATCTGCTATACACATCCTGAAAATCTCCCTG GTACCAAGATGGATGGGAGAAACCTTCATTTCTTCcacaaaatatcaaatgcatacGATGTTGGCCAGCGCAAGCGTCGCAAGATTAGCAACAGTGACCATGTTGTTTGTGATGTGCATTTCAGATGGCACAAAACTGGAAAATCCAAAGAAATCTTAGATAATAACGGTGTCATAAAAGGGTGGAAGAAAATATTGGTTCTTATCATGCGTTCTAGGAAAGACGGTGTCACCTCGCgtacaaaaactaattggacaatgCATCAGTATCACCTTGGGGTAGATCAAGATGAAAAGCATGGGGAGCTTGTTGTTTCTAAAGTCTTTTATCAGTCAAATAAAGATGAGCAACCTGTAATGTGCCCTGTTAATGAAGAATCTGGTCCATTTGCTGGGGAAATCGATCCTACAACCCCAATGACATACCCTCCGCAGCCTCGTCCCCCAAACAGTAGCCCATCCAGAACCAAGCAGAATCAG GAAGAGCACGCAGCGCTATCTGGCCCGGATGAACGCCCGTCACGCGGTGCAACCCCGGACTCCGTGTACCCTGAGATGCAGCCTTATCCTCTTGGCCTGGACGCTCTCCAAGGGTTGCCCGACCCCAGAACACCTCCGGGTTTCTCCCATATGGCCTCTTGGTTCGCTGGAACCTCATCGCATTCGAATGCCCTCGAGGATGCACCACTGTCTGGCCTGGATGAACGCCTGCCACATGGCGGAACGCTGGACGCCGCCTACCCTGACCCTGAGGGGCAGGCCCTGCCTCTTGACGTGGAGGCGCTTCAGGGGTTCCCCGACCTCGGAACGCCTCCGGATATCTTCCCC CAGGACTTGCAGTTCGGGTCGCAGGACATCTTCTGGGGGGAGGGGTTTTGA
- the LOC109773344 gene encoding uncharacterized protein isoform X2: MASRVHGRAQFPAERQNPELTVLPSLQSRGWGVCLLQWTKHFAQAPVVPVLLSRRLFSAARLAGSDTSPPAPPRTLLSSRFSLPVPLSSLSPPSPILPSRLGRAPAMASAAFNGSAIDSTAARCKLFISSLVTTIVAVIRNPTHPPPSQIECPNCKYHIDDLSQWPGLPAGVKFDPTGLELLEHLEGKVGRAPSHELIDDFIPTIEEAEGICYTHPENLPGTKMDGRNLHFFHKISNAYDVGQRKRRKISNSDHVVCDVHFRWHKTGKSKEILDNNGVIKGWKKILVLIMRSRKDGVTSRTKTNWTMHQYHLGVDQDEKHGELVVSKVFYQSNKDEQPVMCPVNEESGPFAGEIDPTTPMTYPPQPRPPNSSPSRTKQNQEEHAALSGPDERPSRGATPDSVYPEMQPYPLGLDALQGLPDPRTPPGFSHMASWFAGTSSHSNALEDAPLSGLDERLPHGGTLDAAYPDPEGQALPLDVEALQGFPDLGTPPDIFPDLQFGSQDIFWGEGF; this comes from the exons ATGGCAAGCCGAGTCCACGGCCGAGCCCAGTTTCCCGCGGAGCGACAGAACCCAGAGCTCACAGTCCTCCCGAGCCTACAGAGCAGGGGGTGGGGGGTTTGCTTGTTGCAGTGGACAAAACATTTTGCACAGGCGCCGGTGGTCCCGGTCCTTCTCAGCCGTCGCCTATTTAGTGCCGCGCGCTTGGCAGGCTCGGACACTTCCCCCCCTGCTCCTCCTCGCACACTCCTCTCTTCTCGGTTCTCGCTCCCCGTTCCGCTCTCAAGTTTGTCACCGCCATCCCCAATCCTGCCGTCGCGGCTCGGCCGTGCGCCTGCCATGGCATCGGCAGC GTTTAATGGGAGCGCCATAGATTCCACTGCTGCTCGCTGCAAACT ATTCATCAGTTCATTGGTCACGACAATTGTTGCGGTGATAAGAAACCCAACTCATCCCCCGCCTAGCCAGATTGAGTGCCCAAACTGCAAATACCACATTGAT GACTTATCACAGTGGCCAGGACTCCCCGCTGGTGTTAAATTTGATCCAACTGGTCTCGAACTGCTTGAACATTTAGAAGGAAAGGTTGGCAGGGCACCGTCCCATGAGCTAATAGATGATTTTATTCCAACCATAGAGGAGGCTGAAGGAATCTGCTATACACATCCTGAAAATCTCCCTG GTACCAAGATGGATGGGAGAAACCTTCATTTCTTCcacaaaatatcaaatgcatacGATGTTGGCCAGCGCAAGCGTCGCAAGATTAGCAACAGTGACCATGTTGTTTGTGATGTGCATTTCAGATGGCACAAAACTGGAAAATCCAAAGAAATCTTAGATAATAACGGTGTCATAAAAGGGTGGAAGAAAATATTGGTTCTTATCATGCGTTCTAGGAAAGACGGTGTCACCTCGCgtacaaaaactaattggacaatgCATCAGTATCACCTTGGGGTAGATCAAGATGAAAAGCATGGGGAGCTTGTTGTTTCTAAAGTCTTTTATCAGTCAAATAAAGATGAGCAACCTGTAATGTGCCCTGTTAATGAAGAATCTGGTCCATTTGCTGGGGAAATCGATCCTACAACCCCAATGACATACCCTCCGCAGCCTCGTCCCCCAAACAGTAGCCCATCCAGAACCAAGCAGAATCAG GAAGAGCACGCAGCGCTATCTGGCCCGGATGAACGCCCGTCACGCGGTGCAACCCCGGACTCCGTGTACCCTGAGATGCAGCCTTATCCTCTTGGCCTGGACGCTCTCCAAGGGTTGCCCGACCCCAGAACACCTCCGGGTTTCTCCCATATGGCCTCTTGGTTCGCTGGAACCTCATCGCATTCGAATGCCCTCGAGGATGCACCACTGTCTGGCCTGGATGAACGCCTGCCACATGGCGGAACGCTGGACGCCGCCTACCCTGACCCTGAGGGGCAGGCCCTGCCTCTTGACGTGGAGGCGCTTCAGGGGTTCCCCGACCTCGGAACGCCTCCGGATATCTTCCCC GACTTGCAGTTCGGGTCGCAGGACATCTTCTGGGGGGAGGGGTTTTGA